A stretch of DNA from Erwinia aphidicola:
TGAGAACCTCAACGAGCTGGGTTACCTCGCCATGACCCCGGTTCAGGCGGAATCTCTGCCAGCCATCCTTGCCGGGCGCGACGTGCGTGCACAGGCGAAAACAGGCAGTGGCAAAACCGCCGCATTTGGGCTGGGTGTGATGCACCGGGTGGACGCCAGCCAGTATGTGACCCAGGCGCTGGTGCTGTGTCCGACGCGTGAGCTGGCAGACCAGGTAACGAAAGAGCTGCGTCGTCTGGCCCGCTTTACCGCGAATATTAAGATTCTCACTCTGTGCGGCGGTCAGCCGTTTGCCGCGCAGCGTGATTCACTGCTGCATGCTCCACATATTGTAGTAGGAACGCCGGGGCGCATTATGGATCACCTGCAGCGTGAAACCCTGAAGCTGGACGGCGTGAATATGCTGGTGCTGGATGAAGCCGACCGCATGCTGGAGATGGGTTTCCGTGACGATATCGACACCATTATTGGCTACTGCCCGCCACAGCGCCAGACGCTGCTGTTCTCCGCGACCTGGCCGCAGGTGATTGCGCAGATCAGCCAGAATATCCAGCGCGACCCGCTGACGGTAGAAACCGGCGATGTCTCCGACCTGCCGAAAATCGAACAGTCATTCTATGAAGCCGGGCCGCGTGAAAAGCTGAGCGCGCTGATTGGCCTGCTTAGCGACCGCCAGCCATCTTCCTGCGTGGTGTTCTGCAACACCAAGCGCGAATGCGATGATATCGCCCAGGCGCTGGAGTCTGCCCAGATCAGCGCGCAGGCGCTGCATGGCGACCTGGAACAGCGCGATCGTGACCAGGTTTTGATTCGCTTTGCTAACGGCAGCTGCCGCGTGCTGGTGGCGACCGATGTGGCTGCGCGCGGGCTGGACATCAAAGCGCTGGCGATGGTGGTGAATTATCAGCTGTCGTTTGACCCGGAAGTCCACGTGCACCGCATTGGTCGTACCGCGCGCGCGGGGCAGGAGGGCTGTGCCGTCAGTCTGGTGGCGCCGGATGAGATGGTGCGTGCGCACGCGCTGGAAGATTTCCTGCAGCAGAAGCTTAACTGGCGCAGCGTGGCGGAGCTGAAGTCAGTTGCCGCCAAGCCGCTGCCGGCGGAAATGGTTACCGTGTGCCTCGACGGTGGGCGCAAGGCAAAAATTCGCCCGGGCGATATCCTCGGTGCGCTGACCGGTGACGGCGGGCTGAAGGGCGATCAGGTTGGCAAGATTGATGTTGGCCCGACTCACGCCTATGTGGCCATTCGTCGTGACCAGGCGCGCCAGGTGATGGGGCAGTTGAAGGACGTGAAGATTAAAGGCAAATCTTGCCGCGCACGCCTGCTGAAATAATCGAACCTATTCCTGTAGGGGCCGATCTTTTGTTGCGATCGGCCCGCTGAGCCGATCTTTTGTTAGGATCGGCCCGCTGAGCCGCTCTTTTCAAGAACGGCCCTGCCATTTAAATCTTGGTAATCACCGGTGGTGCTGCCAGCAGCGATTCAACCCCCGCCAGCAGAGCCTGGAAGTGTGGCTGGCTCTCGTGCAGTTCAATCGCGGCGGCGCTTTTCCAGGTTTCATGGAACAGGAAGCTGTCGCTGTTCTCTACGCTGCGGTACAGATCGTAATGCAGGTTCCCTTCCTCAAGACGGCTTGGCGCCACGCAGCGGTTTAACACCGCAAACAGCTCATCGCCTTTACCGGCTTTTGCCGTGAAAGTGGCAACAATCAGAATGGATTTATCAGACATCTGTATCTCCTAATAAGTGGCAAAATGACGTCGTCAGCGGCGAAATACCCCTGCGGCGTGTAGTTTGGTGCTGTAAGACTAACGTGCCTGCGGCTGTTTGCCATGATCTTTTTAGGCCTCACTGAATTTCGACCGACTGCACCCCTTTGATTTGTAGCAGATCTTCATATAGCTGATGCGGTTGTATTCTGCGTGACAACGTCACCTCAACCATCATTTCACACAGGCTGTTCTCAGCATCACGGTTAACCACTGAGACATTGCCCGTGCGGACATTCAGCTGCTGCAGCGTCACCAGCACCTGCGGTACGCTCTTGGCCTTGAGATGGAAGGTCAGGGTGTGGTGTCGACCGATCAGCAGGCGGCTGATGCGGCTGAAGGTCTCCAGCACCACCAGCGCCAGTACCGTGCCATAAATGCCAATTTCATACAGGCCGCTGCCGATAACCAGCCCGATTGCCGCGGTCACCCACAGCCCGGCGGCGGTGGTTAACCCTTTTACGATCTGCTTTTGAATAATAATGGTCCCGGCACCGAGAAAACCCATGCCGCTCACCACCTGGGCCGCCACGCGGCTGGGGTCTAGCGCAATGTGGTTGTGCGCGAGAATATCGTCGAAACCATATTTTGAGACGATCATAAACATCGCGCTGCCGATCCCGACCAGAACGTGGGTGCGCAGACCTGCTTCTTTCGCACGCAACTGGCGCTCAAGCCCAATCAGGCCCCCCAGCACCCCCGCCATGGCGATGCGCAGTAACATATCAGCGGTCATCACTTATCCTTTTGATTTTACATAGAGATATCATTATCTGAACGGGTAGTTATAAATTAAGAACCGGGGCTATTGATATTTCTGTTATTTTGATTTTGTAAGAATGCATGACAGCTATCGACCTGGTGTGAATCGTAGCTTATGCTGGCAAACGCATCTCAGCGCAAATCCACCCGGAGTTTACCCGATGAAAGCAGCGAGTTTTTTGCTGGTAACGGCAGCGTTACTACTGTCCGCCTGCAGCAGCGACAGTGATAATGAGCCACCTCAACAGGCTACGGCCGCCCATGCGCCAGCGCGTGTCGTGATGGGCGATTTGGCAGCCAGCAACTGCGCCAGTGCCGGTGGTACCCTGGCGTTGTCTCGTCAGTTAGATGGTAGCTCAGTGGGGATGTGCCAGCTGGCGAACGGTCGCCGCTGTGGTGAAAGTGCCTTAATGAGCGGCACCTGCGCCCGTTAACGGGCTGACCGAAATGTAGGGGGCGACCATTTTTCCGGTCGCCCCGTGCCGCGAGTTTGCACCGGCCTTAATGCAGACCATTTTTTCCGGTCGCCCCGTGCCGCGAATTACACCGTCAGCACATTATCGCACTCGGCGCCTTTTTCCAGCTGACGCAGGTTATGCAGCGTGGTCTGGGAAATGCTGGTCAGGGCTTCATCAGTCAGAAACGCCTGATGGCCGGTGAACAGCACGTTGTGGCAGGCGGAGAGCCGGCGGAACACATCATCCTGGATTACGTCGTTTGATTTATCTTCAAAGAACAGATCGCGCTCGTTCTCATACACGTCCATTCCCAGCGCGCCAATCTTCTGCTGCTTCAGCGCATCAATCGCCGCCTGTGAATCAATTAATGCGCCGCGGCTGGTGTTGATCACCATCACGCCATCCTTCATCTGTGCAAAGGCTTGCGCATTCAGCAGATGATAGTTTTCCTCCGTCAGCGGGCAGTGCAGGGTGATAACGTCAGACTGCGCAAACAGCGTATCGATATCAACATATTCTGCGCCCAGCTCCAGCGCCTGCGGATTAGTATAGGGGTCAAACGCCAGCAGCTTCATGCCGAAGCCTTTCAAAATACGCAGGGTAGCAATGCCGATTTTACCGGTACCGACCACCCCCGCCGTGCGGCCATGCATATTAAAACCGATCAGCCCTTCAAGGGAGAAGTTGGCATCGCGGGTGCGCTGATAAGCACGGTGGATGCGGCGATTCAGCGTCATCATTAAACCAACCGCATGCTCGGCGACCGCTTCCGGGGAGTAAGCCGGCACGCGCACCACCTGCAGACCCAGCTCCTTAGCGGCATCAAGATCCACGTTGTTAAAGCCGGCACAGCGCAGCGCAATAAACTTCACGCCCAGCTCCGCCAGCTCTTCCAATACCGTGCGGCTGCCGTCATCGTTAACGAAGATACAGACCGCATCACAGCCGACGGCATTTTTCGCCGTGCTCTCACTCAAAAGGAAGTCAAAAAACTCCAGTTCAAAGCCGTAGTCTTCATTGACCTGTTCAAGGTATTTCCGGTCATACTGCTTGGTGCTATACACCGCAAGTTTCATCGTGTTACTCCTGTACCCGCGCTTAAATAATAATGCAGTGTAACAACTATTGTGAACCGCGGGCGAGGCATCCCGCTCAGCTGAGCTAAAAAGCAGCGAATGAGTTGATTACTGGTGAAAAACTTCACCAGAGTGATATTCCGTGCCATCATTCAGGGATAATCACGGAGCGAACAGGGTTTTACTGCCATGAAACGGGGCTGGAAAAGGGCGCTTGCGGCGCTGCTGGCGGTGATCCTGCTGCTAACAGGACTTCTTCTTACGGTTACCCAGTGGCTGCCAAGGGTGGCTGGCATCTGGCTGCCTGCGGATACTACCATCGCACTGGACGGCAATCCGCGCTGGCACAATGGCGCACTGTTTCTGCCCGGCATCCGCTACCGTGCGGGCGACTGTCAGCTGGCGAAAGTGGTGAATGTTTCCCTCGGCTACCAGCAAAAACAGTGGCAGCTGGCGGCGGACAGCGTGGCGATTGACAGCGCCTGCCTGGCTAAACTTCCCACATCAGATAACCCTTCCGCACCGCGCAGCCTCGCCGAATGGCAGCAAATGCTGCCCAACGCCCGCGTCAATATCCGCCAGCTCAGCGTTTCTCCCTGGCAGCAGTGGGCTGGAGCTCTGCAGCTCACCTTCGATTCCCAGCGCCAGCAGGTCAGCTATCAGAGCAAAAATCTGACGCTGGCAGCACAACTGAGCGGACAACAGCTGGCGATCGACGCACTGACGGTTCAGGCGCCCGGCGTGGCACGGCCCGTCACGGTCAGCGGTACGCTGACGTTGCCACACCTACCCGATGGCCTGCCGGAACAGGGCGCGCTACGGGGGCAGCTGGCGCTGGCAGGGATCCCTGATTCGCTGCAGATCACGCTTGACTGGCGGCAGCAGAGCGGCACCCTGACCGCCATCGCTGAACACCAGAGTACGCCGCTGCTGACGCTGCCATGGCACATCAGCCCGCAGCAGATTGACATTACCCAGGGGCAGTGGAGCTGGCCTTACGCCGGGCAGCCGCTGTCAGGAGGGATCGCCCTCAGTGCCAAAAACTGGCAGCAGGGCCTGCCCGCCAGCGAGATTAGCGGGCGTCTTAATCTGCTGACCCAGGGGCGCGGGGGGAAAGGGAATGTGGTGCTGACGCTCGGCCCTGGTCATCTTGACTGGAGTGACAGCCAGCTGCCGTTTCGTCTGACGGGTGAGAGCAAGCTGGCCAGCCTGCAGTTTTTCGCCGGGCTTCCCGGTGAGCTGCGCGGACCGCTGCTCGACCCGCAGTTGCACCTGCAGCCCGGCGCGCTACTGCGGATGAAAGGGCGGCTGCTGTCGACGCTGGAAGTGGATGAAGCCCGCTGGCCGCTGGCAGGCGTCGCGGTTTCATCAGCCGGAATTGATGGCCGACTGCAGGCGATCCTCAGCGCCCACGACGCCGAAATGGGCCGTTTTCGCCTGCATCTGGATGGCCGCGCAACCGACTTCTGGCCCGATAAAGGGCAGTGGTTATGGCGCTACTGGGGCGACGGCTATCTGGCTCCGCTGGCGGCGAAGTGGGATATGAACGGCAACGGGCGCTGGCAGGACACGCTGATTGAGCTGCAGTCGCTGTCGACCGGGTTTGACCATCTCACCTATGGCAGCGTCACGGTGGACGCCCCGCGCCTGACGCTCAACAAGGCGGTGCGCTGGCAGCGCGACGCGCAGCAGCCTGCGTTCAGCGGCGAGCTGAAGCTCAACGCGCAGGACACGCGCTTCAGCGCCGGGGGCTATCTGCCGCCTTCGCTTCTGACGCTGAAGGTGAAAGGGCGTGACCCGGCGTGGTTCCTCTACAGTGGCAGCCTGCAGGCGCAGCGCATTGGTCCGGTGCAGGTGCGCGGTCGTTGGGACGGCGAGCGCCTGCGTGGGCAGATGTGGTGGCCTCAGCAGTCGCTGCGCGTCTTCCAGCCGCTGCTCAGCCCGGACCTCAAGCTGGCGATTCAGGACGGTACGCTCAAGGCTCAGGTGGCGTTTTCCGCCGCCAGCGATCAGGGGCTGGAAGCGGGCGGCCACTTCCTGGTGAAGGATGGCAGTGCGCTGCTGCCGGATAACGAATTTAACGGCATCGATTTCTCGCTGCCGTTCCGCCTGCGCGAGCACCGCTGGTACTTCGGCACCCACGGCCCGGTCTCGCTGCGCATCAAAGAGATTAAAAACCAGTTTGCCATGCAAAACGTCACGGCGGATCTGCAGGGCTGGTATCCGTGGAGTGCCAGGCAGCCGCTGGAGCTGAGCAACGTCAGCCTCGACCTGTTAGGCGGCCAGCTGAGTATGGCCAGCCTGAAGATGCCGCAGACGCAGGCGGCCACGATTACTATTCAGCATCTGAGCGTTTCCGAACTGGTGACGGCGATGAAGCTTAAACAGATTGCCATGTCGGGCCACATTAACGGCGCGCTGCCGCTGTGGCTGAATGATTCACGCTGGCTGGTGAAAGAGGGCTGGATAGCCAACAGTGGGCCATTAACCGTGCGCATGGATAAAGATATGGCCGATGCCATCAGCAGCAATAATTTTGCCGCCGGTGCGGCGATGGACTGGCTGCGCTATATGGAAATTTCGCGCAGCTGGGCCACCCTCGACCTCGACAATCTTGGCTGGATGAAAATGACCGCCAAGGTTGATGGCACCAGCCGCTTCAGCAACCGTGACCAGCGCGTCACGCTGAACTATACCCAGCAGGAAAACCTGTTTCAACTCTGGCGCAGTCTGCGCTTTGGCGATAACCTGCAATCCTGGGTGGAGCAGAATGCCACCCTGCCGTCGCAAAAGGAAACGAGTGATGAAAGCCCGAATTAGTCTGCTGATGGCAGGCTGTCTATTGCTGCTTAGCGGCTGTATCCCCCGCATTGAGGTTGCCGCGCCAAAAGAGCCGATCACCATCAATATGAACGTCAAAATTGAGCATGAGATCCATATCAAGGTCGATAAAGACGTGGAAGCCCTGTTAAAAAACCAGAGCGGTCTGTTCTGAGGAGCAAGCAATGAAACGACTGTGCAGCGGATTACTGCTGGGCTGCCTGCTGTTGTCGCCACAGGTGATGGCGCTGACGCTTGATGAGGCACGGCAGCAGGGGCGCGTAGGCGAAACGCTTAACGGCTACATTGCCGCGGTGCAGCAGGATGCAGAGACAGCGGCGCTGGTGAAAGAGATCAATGCCGGGCGCATGAATCAGTATCAGATACTGGCGCAGCAGAACAATTTGACCACGCGTGACGTGGCGAATATCGCTGGGCAGAAGCTGGTAGAGCGGGCAAAGCCGGGAGAGTTCGTGCGGGGGATAAACGGGCAGTGGATTAGGAAGTAGCTGCGGCACCGACACAGTGCCGCAGCAGGCGGATTGAGGAGGGCGCTCAATCCGGCAAACCTGTTATCAGGCAGTGACGATCTGAGAAATCACTTCTTTCGCATCGCTGGCGGCTTTCGCTGCTACTTCAGGACCGTAACCGATACCTTCAGCAAACACGAACTGCACGTCGCTCATACCGAGGAAGCCGAGGAACAGGGTCAGGTACGGGGTCAGCAGGTCGCTTGGGGTGTCTTTATGAACACCGCCACGGCTGGACAGCACCACCACTTTTTTGCCTTTGATCAGGCCTTCAGGACCCTGCTCGGTGTAGCGGAAAGTGATACCGGCACGCGCCACCAGGTCAAAATAGTTTTTCAGTTGGGTTGGGATGTTGAAGTTGTACATTGGCGCAGTGATCACGATGGTGTCGTGTGCCTGCAGCTCAGCAATCAGTTCGTTGGACAGGTCCAGCGCTTCCTGCTGACGCGGGGTCAGCGCGGCATCAGAAGGACGCAGTGCGCCAACCAGTTCGCCGTCCAGTACCGGAATCGGGTTAGCGGCCAGGTCACGTTCGGTCACTTCATCAGCCGGATGGGCCGCTTTCCACTCGGAAACCAGGTGATCGGCCAGCTGACCAGACTGAGAATAACCGGCAAGGATGCTTGATTTCAGTACTAATACTTTGCTCATGGTTTTTTTCCTGTTTTGTCATGCGGAAGGCTATCCGCTCAATGGATAACACTTTACGGATAAATGACGACGAGTGTAAGTGCGAGTTTTCGATATCAATGTTCGAAATTATTGAATAACTGCTCGCGGGCAAATTAATCGCTAAGTCGCTGTCTGTGCTAGAATACGCAAAAATTTTAATCCCTGATAAATCCATGTTGCCCGCATCAGGTGCGACAAAGCGAGCTTTCACCATGTCTGAATCACCACAATCTGCCCTGGCGCCGCTCTATTCACGGCTGGATTTGCTCATGCTGCGCGACCGCCAGCGCTTTCAGCGCCGCCTGCAGGGCGCGAAAAAAATCAAAAATCCGGCGGCGCTCCAGGCGCTGATCGACGAGCTGAGTGCGGAAATCGCTCAGGCCGAGCAGCGCGTGACCGCACGCCGTGCCGTGACGCCAACCCTCCGCTACCCGGAAAATCTGCCGGTCAGCCAGAAGAAGCAGGATATTGCCGATGCAATCCGCGATCACCAGGTGGTGATCGTCGCCGGGGAAACCGGTTCGGGTAAAACCACGCAGCTGCCGAAAATCTGCATGGAGCTGGGGCGCGGCATTCACGGGCTGATTGGCCACACGCAGCCACGCCGCCTGGCGGCCCGCACCGTCGCTGACCGTATTGCCGCGGAGCTGGAAACCTCACTCGGCGGCTGTGTCGGCTACAAGGTGCGCTTTAACGATCAGGTCGGTGAAACCACCCAGGTCAAACTGATGACCGACGGTATTCTGCTGGCGGAGATCCAGCAGGACCGGCTGCTGATGCAGTACGACACCATCATTATCGATGAAGCGCACGAGCGCAGCCTGAACATCGACTTCCTGCTGGGCTATCTGCGCGAGCTGCTGCCTAAGCGCCCGGACCTGAAGGTGATCATCACCTCGGCGACCATTGATCCGCAGCGTTTCTCACGCCATTTCCACAACGCACCGGTGATTGAAGTCTCCGGCCGCACTTATCCGGTGGAAGTTCGCTACCGTCCGGTAGTGGAAGATGCTGATGATACTGACCGCGACCAGCTGCAGGCCATTTTCGACGCGGTGGATGAGCTGGGGCGTGAGAGCCGTGGCGACATCCTGATCTTTATGAGCGGTGAACGTGAAATTCGTGACACCGCCGATGCGTTGATGAAGCGCGACCTGCCGCATACTGAAGTGCTGCCGCTATATGCGCGCCTGTCGAACGCCGAGCAGAACCGCGTGTTCCAGTCCCATGCCGGGCGCCGCATCGTGCTGGCGACCAACGTGGCGGAAACCTCGCTGACCGTACCGGGCATCAAATACGTCATCGATCCGGGCACGGCACGCATCAGCCGCTACAGCTTCCGTACCAAGGTGCAGCGCCTGCCGATCGAGCCGATTTCTCAGGCCTCCGCCAACCAGCGTAAAGGGCGCTGCGGACGCGTCTCGGAGGGGATCTGCATCCGTTTATACGCGGAAGAGGATTTCCTCAGCCGCCCGGCGTTTACCGACCCGGAGATCCTGCGCACCAACCTGGCATCGGTGATCCTGCAAATGACGGCGCTCGGCCTCGGCGATATCGCCGCGTTCCCGTTTGTGCAGGCACCGGACCAGCGCAATATCCAGGACGGGGTACGTCTGCTGGAGGAGCTGGGTGCCATCACGCTCGCCGACCATCAGCGCTATCAGCTCACCCCATCAGGCCGTGCACTGGCGCAGCTGCCGGTCGACCCACGCCTGGCGAAAATGGTGCTGGAGGCGCAGAAATATGGCTGCGTGCGCGAGGTGATGATTATCACCGCCGCGCTGTCGATCCAGGATCCGCGCGAGCGCCCGGCGGAGAAGAAACAGGCATCCGATGAGAAGCACCAGCGCTTTGCTGATAAAGAGTCTGATTTCCTCGCCTTTGTAAACCTGTGGAACTACCTGCAGGAGCAGCAAAAAGCGCTCTCCTCCAGCCAGTTCCGCCGCCAGTGCAAAACCGAATACCTGAACTACCTGCGCGTGCGCGAGTGGCAGGACATCTATACCCAGCTGCGCCAGGTAGTGCGCGAACTCGGGCTGCCGGTGAACAGCGCACCGGCCGAAATGCGTGAAATTCACACCGCCTTACTCACCGG
This window harbors:
- a CDS encoding putative hemolysin, yielding MKAASFLLVTAALLLSACSSDSDNEPPQQATAAHAPARVVMGDLAASNCASAGGTLALSRQLDGSSVGMCQLANGRRCGESALMSGTCAR
- a CDS encoding putative quinol monooxygenase: MSDKSILIVATFTAKAGKGDELFAVLNRCVAPSRLEEGNLHYDLYRSVENSDSFLFHETWKSAAAIELHESQPHFQALLAGVESLLAAPPVITKI
- a CDS encoding YdbH family protein, yielding MKRGWKRALAALLAVILLLTGLLLTVTQWLPRVAGIWLPADTTIALDGNPRWHNGALFLPGIRYRAGDCQLAKVVNVSLGYQQKQWQLAADSVAIDSACLAKLPTSDNPSAPRSLAEWQQMLPNARVNIRQLSVSPWQQWAGALQLTFDSQRQQVSYQSKNLTLAAQLSGQQLAIDALTVQAPGVARPVTVSGTLTLPHLPDGLPEQGALRGQLALAGIPDSLQITLDWRQQSGTLTAIAEHQSTPLLTLPWHISPQQIDITQGQWSWPYAGQPLSGGIALSAKNWQQGLPASEISGRLNLLTQGRGGKGNVVLTLGPGHLDWSDSQLPFRLTGESKLASLQFFAGLPGELRGPLLDPQLHLQPGALLRMKGRLLSTLEVDEARWPLAGVAVSSAGIDGRLQAILSAHDAEMGRFRLHLDGRATDFWPDKGQWLWRYWGDGYLAPLAAKWDMNGNGRWQDTLIELQSLSTGFDHLTYGSVTVDAPRLTLNKAVRWQRDAQQPAFSGELKLNAQDTRFSAGGYLPPSLLTLKVKGRDPAWFLYSGSLQAQRIGPVQVRGRWDGERLRGQMWWPQQSLRVFQPLLSPDLKLAIQDGTLKAQVAFSAASDQGLEAGGHFLVKDGSALLPDNEFNGIDFSLPFRLREHRWYFGTHGPVSLRIKEIKNQFAMQNVTADLQGWYPWSARQPLELSNVSLDLLGGQLSMASLKMPQTQAATITIQHLSVSELVTAMKLKQIAMSGHINGALPLWLNDSRWLVKEGWIANSGPLTVRMDKDMADAISSNNFAAGAAMDWLRYMEISRSWATLDLDNLGWMKMTAKVDGTSRFSNRDQRVTLNYTQQENLFQLWRSLRFGDNLQSWVEQNATLPSQKETSDESPN
- a CDS encoding YnbE family lipoprotein; its protein translation is MKARISLLMAGCLLLLSGCIPRIEVAAPKEPITINMNVKIEHEIHIKVDKDVEALLKNQSGLF
- a CDS encoding MgtC/SapB family protein produces the protein MTADMLLRIAMAGVLGGLIGLERQLRAKEAGLRTHVLVGIGSAMFMIVSKYGFDDILAHNHIALDPSRVAAQVVSGMGFLGAGTIIIQKQIVKGLTTAAGLWVTAAIGLVIGSGLYEIGIYGTVLALVVLETFSRISRLLIGRHHTLTFHLKAKSVPQVLVTLQQLNVRTGNVSVVNRDAENSLCEMMVEVTLSRRIQPHQLYEDLLQIKGVQSVEIQ
- a CDS encoding 2-hydroxyacid dehydrogenase — translated: MKLAVYSTKQYDRKYLEQVNEDYGFELEFFDFLLSESTAKNAVGCDAVCIFVNDDGSRTVLEELAELGVKFIALRCAGFNNVDLDAAKELGLQVVRVPAYSPEAVAEHAVGLMMTLNRRIHRAYQRTRDANFSLEGLIGFNMHGRTAGVVGTGKIGIATLRILKGFGMKLLAFDPYTNPQALELGAEYVDIDTLFAQSDVITLHCPLTEENYHLLNAQAFAQMKDGVMVINTSRGALIDSQAAIDALKQQKIGALGMDVYENERDLFFEDKSNDVIQDDVFRRLSACHNVLFTGHQAFLTDEALTSISQTTLHNLRQLEKGAECDNVLTV
- the dbpA gene encoding ATP-dependent RNA helicase DbpA codes for the protein MTAFTTLTQLPASQIENLNELGYLAMTPVQAESLPAILAGRDVRAQAKTGSGKTAAFGLGVMHRVDASQYVTQALVLCPTRELADQVTKELRRLARFTANIKILTLCGGQPFAAQRDSLLHAPHIVVGTPGRIMDHLQRETLKLDGVNMLVLDEADRMLEMGFRDDIDTIIGYCPPQRQTLLFSATWPQVIAQISQNIQRDPLTVETGDVSDLPKIEQSFYEAGPREKLSALIGLLSDRQPSSCVVFCNTKRECDDIAQALESAQISAQALHGDLEQRDRDQVLIRFANGSCRVLVATDVAARGLDIKALAMVVNYQLSFDPEVHVHRIGRTARAGQEGCAVSLVAPDEMVRAHALEDFLQQKLNWRSVAELKSVAAKPLPAEMVTVCLDGGRKAKIRPGDILGALTGDGGLKGDQVGKIDVGPTHAYVAIRRDQARQVMGQLKDVKIKGKSCRARLLK
- a CDS encoding FMN-dependent NADH-azoreductase, encoding MSKVLVLKSSILAGYSQSGQLADHLVSEWKAAHPADEVTERDLAANPIPVLDGELVGALRPSDAALTPRQQEALDLSNELIAELQAHDTIVITAPMYNFNIPTQLKNYFDLVARAGITFRYTEQGPEGLIKGKKVVVLSSRGGVHKDTPSDLLTPYLTLFLGFLGMSDVQFVFAEGIGYGPEVAAKAASDAKEVISQIVTA
- a CDS encoding YdbL family protein, coding for MKRLCSGLLLGCLLLSPQVMALTLDEARQQGRVGETLNGYIAAVQQDAETAALVKEINAGRMNQYQILAQQNNLTTRDVANIAGQKLVERAKPGEFVRGINGQWIRK